Proteins found in one Nocardia brasiliensis ATCC 700358 genomic segment:
- a CDS encoding DUF7373 family lipoprotein, producing the protein MNSMRAGRIAALACCAMTLLAACGSTVSGTAQPGEIDIRKLDVGNYPTVPLNAHDDDYRPTFYEMREVAAMRLADYVASGYDIDPRMKYGSLSWSISSGVMPDELGRPTDLEPIAKRHKMIYGFKSNGSDNNGTNSTSSWPTKRQPNSTTVSTVVMQFPDAERAKIAATEFYDTDFGAYREQNQPVPLPKYADAHAHWRPDSPFLRTTMAHGPYVIGFLVSTPAPVLDDLVALAEKAYSTQLALLDQLPVLSEEQLLQLPWDPDHLLSRALNPDKAKRPSFDDSYALLGGRGVLHYTRDRDYAKQRFAEMRADRFALSAGTLVVHTAGPDAARKVVADRITPTQAGANADAPANLPDSACVENKTGLSGSKRFTCIVAYREYVGFVSANQLADAQQRAAAQYSLFANSR; encoded by the coding sequence ATGAATTCCATGCGCGCCGGCCGCATCGCCGCCCTCGCCTGCTGCGCGATGACTCTGCTCGCCGCGTGCGGGTCGACCGTCTCCGGCACGGCCCAACCCGGCGAAATCGATATTCGCAAACTCGATGTCGGCAATTACCCGACCGTGCCGTTGAACGCGCACGACGACGACTACCGGCCGACCTTCTATGAAATGCGCGAGGTCGCCGCGATGCGGCTGGCCGACTACGTCGCCTCCGGCTACGATATCGATCCCCGGATGAAATACGGCTCGCTGTCCTGGAGCATCTCCAGTGGGGTGATGCCCGACGAACTCGGCCGTCCCACCGATCTCGAGCCGATCGCCAAGCGGCACAAGATGATCTACGGGTTCAAGTCCAACGGCTCGGATAACAACGGCACCAACTCCACCTCGTCGTGGCCGACCAAGCGGCAACCGAACTCGACGACGGTCAGCACCGTCGTCATGCAGTTCCCGGACGCCGAGCGGGCGAAGATCGCGGCGACCGAGTTCTACGATACCGACTTCGGCGCCTACCGCGAGCAGAACCAGCCGGTGCCGCTGCCGAAATACGCTGACGCGCATGCGCATTGGCGACCCGACTCGCCGTTCCTGCGGACCACCATGGCACACGGCCCCTACGTGATCGGCTTCCTTGTCTCGACCCCGGCCCCCGTGCTCGACGACCTGGTCGCGTTGGCGGAGAAGGCCTACAGCACCCAACTCGCGCTGCTGGACCAACTCCCGGTGCTGTCGGAAGAGCAGCTGCTCCAGTTGCCTTGGGACCCGGACCATCTGCTCAGCCGCGCGCTGAACCCGGACAAGGCCAAGCGGCCCAGCTTCGACGACAGCTACGCCCTGTTGGGCGGGCGGGGCGTGCTGCACTACACCCGCGATCGCGACTACGCGAAACAGCGCTTCGCCGAGATGCGGGCGGACCGGTTCGCACTGTCCGCGGGCACGCTGGTGGTGCACACCGCGGGACCCGATGCGGCGCGAAAGGTGGTCGCAGACCGGATCACTCCGACCCAGGCCGGCGCCAATGCGGACGCGCCCGCCAATCTGCCCGACTCGGCGTGCGTGGAAAACAAAACCGGCCTCAGTGGCAGCAAACGATTCACCTGCATTGTCGCGTATCGGGAATACGTGGGTTTCGTGTCGGCCAATCAGCTTGCCGACGCCCAGCAACGCGCGGCCGCGCAATACTCGCTTTTCGCGAATAGCCGGTAA
- a CDS encoding FHA domain-containing protein, which yields MDRQVEVVVGSHAVARVAGALVVVGHRGPGRPTPDSPAALAAESLAELVREATEQDRIAPGALIARQATRWLMKSAEQISPGEPIDFGILSPAEAGGVAIFLHGAVTAVLVGDGTVERHRGSDAAFTVDRVASAPARAAALFVDDAKGRIPEVPAERGIGWLVEGLAQAGGAIVWTDGARAASRPSAAAREARRRREDEAPLPTARIDHEPPHRLGSAPPYDASPRQRAGSPSQRQQQAAASPQPGVSAPQLHVSAPQSDVASPQRDASAPQRDISSGQPDVSVPQPDVSSLQRDASAPQPDVSSPQPDVATQQPDVSAPQREVPPPQRATESHTAAQPDAADTDLQHAVTQMRGTTPAPPPDPDLQRRLEATAKATALTVKVMGFKCARAHPSDPRSAFCTVCGMPVDQTQALIEVVRPPLGMLVLDDGMTYTLAADAVLGRDPEHSDAAQRGLVPLRVDDSSGGMSRAHAEIHLLNWDVTVVDRGSTNGTRTRLPGYRDWIRLAPNQSMVLVPGAEVMLGNRVLRFEHLAPPPFGR from the coding sequence ATGGATCGGCAGGTCGAGGTCGTTGTCGGCAGTCATGCGGTGGCGCGGGTCGCGGGTGCGCTGGTGGTCGTCGGGCACCGCGGACCGGGTCGGCCGACGCCGGATTCGCCCGCCGCGCTGGCCGCGGAATCGCTGGCCGAACTGGTCCGGGAGGCGACCGAACAGGACCGGATCGCGCCCGGTGCGCTGATCGCCAGGCAGGCCACCCGCTGGCTGATGAAGTCCGCCGAGCAGATCAGTCCGGGGGAGCCGATCGACTTCGGCATCCTCTCGCCCGCCGAGGCGGGCGGAGTGGCGATATTCCTGCACGGGGCCGTCACCGCGGTACTGGTGGGTGACGGCACGGTCGAGCGGCACCGCGGCAGCGACGCGGCGTTCACCGTCGACCGGGTGGCGAGTGCCCCGGCGCGGGCCGCCGCCCTGTTCGTCGACGATGCCAAAGGGCGAATACCCGAGGTGCCCGCGGAACGCGGAATCGGTTGGCTGGTCGAGGGTCTCGCGCAGGCGGGCGGGGCGATCGTCTGGACCGACGGCGCGCGCGCCGCGAGCCGACCGAGCGCGGCGGCCCGCGAGGCCAGGCGCAGGCGCGAAGACGAAGCGCCGCTGCCGACCGCACGGATCGACCACGAGCCACCGCATCGACTCGGCTCCGCACCGCCCTACGACGCGTCGCCGCGACAGCGTGCGGGTTCCCCGTCGCAACGGCAACAGCAGGCTGCCGCGTCACCACAACCCGGTGTGTCCGCGCCACAACTCCACGTCTCTGCACCGCAATCCGATGTCGCGTCGCCGCAGCGTGATGCGTCGGCCCCGCAGCGCGATATCTCGTCGGGGCAACCCGATGTCTCTGTGCCGCAACCCGATGTCTCGTCACTGCAGCGCGATGCCTCGGCCCCGCAACCCGATGTCTCGTCGCCGCAACCCGATGTCGCTACCCAGCAACCCGATGTCTCGGCCCCACAGCGCGAGGTCCCGCCGCCGCAGCGGGCGACCGAATCGCACACCGCGGCACAGCCGGACGCCGCCGATACCGACCTGCAGCACGCGGTGACCCAGATGCGGGGCACAACGCCCGCGCCGCCCCCGGATCCGGATCTACAGCGCAGACTGGAGGCGACGGCGAAGGCCACCGCGCTCACCGTCAAGGTGATGGGGTTCAAGTGCGCCCGCGCGCATCCCAGCGATCCGCGCTCGGCGTTCTGCACGGTGTGCGGTATGCCGGTGGACCAGACCCAGGCGCTGATCGAGGTGGTCCGGCCGCCGCTCGGCATGCTCGTCCTCGACGACGGCATGACCTACACCCTGGCCGCGGACGCGGTGCTCGGCCGCGATCCGGAGCATTCCGATGCCGCGCAGCGGGGCCTGGTCCCACTGCGGGTCGACGATTCCTCCGGCGGCATGTCCCGGGCACACGCCGAGATCCACCTGCTGAATTGGGATGTGACAGTGGTGGATCGGGGATCGACCAACGGCACCCGCACCCGGCTGCCCGGCTACCGCGACTGGATCCGTTTGGCGCCCAACCAATCCATGGTGCTGGTGCCCGGCGCCGAGGTCATGCTCGGCAACCGGGTGCTGCGCTTCGAGCATCTGGCGCCACCGCCGTTCGGCCGCTGA
- a CDS encoding DUF7373 family lipoprotein, with protein MTSIPARTAGALVIAGTLALGSACGTSPQVTADPVIDIARLDVGSYPTTPRELGPVKNADQARFIEAERLGNFVPTASDIDPAFREGNPSVSTVFIDPRNSLGKIMSIDRFAEAAPDFVAGFLSNGSTDVRNQGRDLFNAVMIFPDEQRATAAAEALERVDFEAAPQNERVQIPKYPAARAHWQPTQQSIGSWFATGKFVVYTWIYDYLKIFLEKVDLPALFALVEKSLDTVVPAIGKFTPTPADQLLNQPIDYDNMLSRTLPRPREDSWIDPPGAYNGHAALHFTTDPVEDRRLIEEAGVDRFAVDATNVYRARDAAAAAKFRADRGGLTKRFKSAESPQQLPVAKCKEYIGTQAMAIRFYCSVSQGRYAAFSWSHQLLDAQQRISAQYAILVNAR; from the coding sequence GTGACATCGATACCTGCGCGCACCGCGGGTGCCTTGGTCATTGCGGGCACACTGGCGCTCGGCAGCGCGTGCGGCACATCGCCGCAGGTCACTGCGGATCCGGTGATCGATATCGCACGCCTGGACGTCGGCAGCTATCCCACGACGCCGCGCGAATTGGGGCCGGTCAAGAACGCCGATCAGGCCCGCTTCATCGAGGCCGAGCGGCTCGGGAACTTCGTGCCCACCGCGTCGGATATCGATCCCGCATTCCGCGAGGGCAATCCGTCGGTCTCCACGGTGTTCATCGATCCGCGCAATTCCCTCGGCAAGATCATGAGCATTGATCGTTTCGCCGAGGCGGCGCCGGATTTCGTCGCCGGATTTCTCAGCAACGGCAGCACCGACGTGCGTAACCAGGGCCGGGACCTGTTCAACGCGGTCATGATCTTCCCGGACGAACAGCGCGCGACGGCCGCTGCCGAGGCGTTGGAACGGGTCGATTTCGAGGCCGCACCGCAGAACGAACGGGTGCAGATTCCGAAATACCCGGCGGCGCGCGCACATTGGCAACCGACGCAGCAATCGATCGGCTCCTGGTTCGCCACCGGCAAATTCGTCGTCTACACCTGGATCTACGACTACCTGAAGATCTTCCTGGAGAAGGTGGATCTGCCCGCGCTGTTCGCGCTGGTCGAAAAGAGTCTCGACACGGTCGTCCCCGCGATCGGCAAGTTCACGCCGACACCGGCCGACCAACTACTGAACCAGCCGATCGATTACGACAACATGCTCAGCCGCACCCTCCCCCGGCCGCGTGAGGATTCCTGGATCGATCCGCCGGGTGCGTACAACGGCCATGCCGCACTGCATTTCACCACCGATCCGGTCGAGGACCGCAGGCTGATCGAGGAGGCCGGAGTGGATCGGTTCGCCGTCGACGCCACCAACGTCTACCGGGCCCGCGACGCCGCCGCGGCCGCGAAGTTCCGGGCCGACCGCGGCGGGCTCACCAAACGCTTCAAGAGTGCCGAGTCGCCGCAACAGCTGCCGGTGGCCAAATGCAAGGAATACATCGGCACCCAGGCGATGGCGATCCGCTTCTACTGTTCGGTGTCTCAGGGCCGGTACGCCGCCTTCTCCTGGTCGCATCAACTGCTGGACGCGCAACAGCGGATATCGGCGCAATACGCAATTCTGGTGAATGCCCGATGA
- a CDS encoding metallopeptidase: MPKARATALITAALIVVVLVAGCTRLVDGRAVSIYDDPFKVAGLPTTSGPNGPRAGVPDSTLTATNGDGSAEDKLALNAVEDIQTYWRAEFGNEFEGNDFKPVDKLISWSAKAPRGDSLEFCKETTYRLVNAAYCRLDNSIGWDRSVLLPAMEETFGKMAVVMVLAHEYGHAVQTMAKLVGAKDPVIVKEQQADCFAGAFMRSVAEGKSKHFTINTSDGLNSVLAATVAIRDSDPDDPESVHGSAFERVTAVQVGFTDGPKGCKRIDIDEINERRGNLPKDFKGDTGRGEYAITKENLIELSKALGALLPTKPSPTYDYHGAKLACRNGGTTEPVSYCPEKNTIGTDIPALAQRGTSNWDVDDPLPLKVTGDYNGYIVFISRYTLAVQQNHGQQLVGAKTGLRAACLSGVVTGKLAMPNRPSSQGDIGLAAGDLDEAVSGLLTDGLAASDVQGQTVPSGFARVDAFRAGVLNGENTCMSRYS; the protein is encoded by the coding sequence TTGCCGAAAGCCCGTGCGACGGCGCTCATTACCGCCGCGCTGATCGTTGTGGTGCTGGTCGCGGGCTGCACCAGGCTGGTCGACGGCCGCGCCGTCTCGATCTACGACGACCCGTTCAAGGTCGCCGGGCTACCCACCACCAGCGGTCCCAACGGCCCCCGCGCCGGTGTCCCGGACAGTACGCTGACCGCCACCAACGGGGACGGTAGCGCCGAGGACAAGCTCGCCCTCAACGCCGTCGAGGACATCCAGACCTACTGGCGCGCGGAGTTCGGCAACGAGTTCGAGGGCAACGATTTCAAGCCGGTCGACAAGTTGATCTCGTGGAGCGCGAAGGCGCCGCGCGGCGACTCGCTCGAGTTCTGCAAGGAGACCACCTATCGCCTGGTGAACGCCGCCTACTGCAGGCTGGACAACTCGATCGGCTGGGACCGGTCGGTGCTGCTGCCCGCCATGGAGGAGACCTTCGGCAAGATGGCCGTGGTCATGGTGCTCGCGCACGAATACGGGCACGCGGTGCAGACGATGGCGAAGCTGGTCGGCGCCAAGGACCCGGTGATCGTCAAGGAGCAGCAGGCCGACTGCTTCGCGGGCGCGTTCATGCGCTCGGTCGCCGAGGGCAAGTCGAAGCACTTCACCATCAACACCTCCGACGGGCTCAACTCCGTGCTCGCCGCCACCGTCGCCATCCGCGATTCCGACCCCGACGACCCGGAGAGCGTGCACGGCTCGGCGTTCGAGCGGGTCACCGCCGTGCAGGTCGGCTTCACCGACGGCCCCAAGGGCTGTAAGCGCATCGATATCGACGAGATCAACGAACGACGGGGCAACCTGCCCAAGGACTTCAAAGGCGATACCGGTCGCGGCGAATACGCGATCACCAAGGAAAACCTGATCGAACTCAGCAAGGCCCTCGGCGCACTGCTGCCGACCAAGCCGAGCCCGACCTACGACTACCACGGCGCCAAGCTCGCCTGCCGCAACGGCGGCACCACCGAGCCGGTCAGTTATTGCCCGGAGAAGAACACCATCGGCACCGATATCCCCGCGCTCGCTCAGCGCGGCACCTCCAACTGGGACGTGGACGATCCGCTGCCGCTGAAGGTCACCGGCGACTACAACGGTTACATCGTCTTCATCTCCCGCTACACCCTTGCGGTGCAGCAGAATCACGGCCAGCAGCTGGTCGGCGCGAAGACCGGCCTGCGGGCCGCCTGCCTGTCCGGCGTGGTCACCGGCAAGCTCGCGATGCCGAACCGGCCCAGCTCGCAGGGCGATATCGGCCTTGCCGCAGGCGATCTCGACGAAGCGGTGTCCGGCCTGCTCACCGACGGCTTGGCGGCCAGCGACGTCCAAGGACAAACGGTGCCGAGCGGCTTCGCGCGCGTGGACGCCTTCCGCGCCGGGGTACTGAACGGCGAGAACACCTGCATGTCGCGGTACTCCTGA
- a CDS encoding DUF7373 family lipoprotein, which translates to MVRTSRIALAASCIALTGLLTGCGGVRGTATAGELDVRQLEVGTYAVDRHRYNQDPGDKAALLEGMRMSDAVVPTVQIDSSLKVGRGSTVIADAEQALDFVAKVSKPVFDNRKLIVGYAASGADKPDPDGQTTPAPEATAVTTALFRFPDPAIAKLAARELEDVDISVSPENRKLPSTKFPDAYIHWRPGVPTIGTFVAYKEFVISLFIQRPRADSADLVSWVDKTLTAQLAQLDKFQATPQEKIKDLKVDPEGLLARVAVSDRKSRTPDTATFAVFGADHLVHRSADEAAHLRLVQDAGVDRTAVADDSYVARARDAAGAQKLAAGLMESEGAHYDTLGAPKDVPGAKCLQLNSKGNPDREYKFRCYVTYKRYVGVVTSDKEPDVRQKVAAEYALLANSL; encoded by the coding sequence ATGGTTCGGACATCACGTATCGCACTCGCCGCGTCGTGTATCGCTTTGACTGGTCTGCTGACCGGTTGCGGCGGCGTGCGGGGCACCGCCACGGCGGGCGAGCTCGACGTGCGCCAGCTGGAAGTCGGCACCTACGCCGTCGATCGGCACCGGTACAACCAGGATCCCGGCGACAAGGCCGCACTGCTCGAGGGCATGCGGATGTCCGATGCCGTGGTGCCGACCGTGCAGATCGATTCGTCGCTGAAGGTGGGCCGGGGCAGCACCGTGATCGCCGATGCCGAGCAGGCGCTCGATTTCGTCGCCAAGGTCTCCAAGCCGGTCTTCGACAACCGCAAGCTGATCGTCGGGTACGCGGCCAGCGGTGCCGACAAGCCGGACCCGGACGGGCAGACCACCCCCGCGCCCGAGGCCACCGCGGTGACCACCGCATTGTTCCGCTTCCCGGATCCGGCGATCGCGAAACTCGCCGCCCGCGAGCTCGAAGATGTCGATATCTCCGTCTCACCGGAGAACCGCAAGCTCCCGTCGACGAAATTTCCGGACGCCTATATCCATTGGCGCCCAGGCGTTCCCACCATCGGCACCTTCGTCGCCTACAAAGAGTTCGTCATCTCCCTGTTCATCCAGCGCCCGCGCGCCGACAGCGCGGACCTGGTGAGCTGGGTCGACAAGACGCTCACCGCCCAGCTCGCGCAGCTCGACAAATTCCAGGCCACGCCGCAGGAAAAGATCAAGGACCTGAAGGTCGATCCGGAGGGCCTGCTCGCCCGGGTGGCCGTGAGCGACCGCAAGAGCCGCACCCCCGATACCGCCACCTTCGCCGTTTTCGGCGCCGATCACCTGGTGCACCGTTCCGCCGACGAGGCCGCGCATCTGCGCCTGGTCCAGGACGCGGGCGTGGACCGCACCGCCGTGGCCGACGACAGTTATGTCGCCCGCGCCCGGGATGCGGCGGGCGCGCAGAAACTCGCCGCCGGATTGATGGAAAGCGAAGGCGCGCACTACGACACCCTCGGTGCGCCGAAGGACGTGCCGGGCGCCAAATGCCTGCAGCTGAACAGCAAGGGCAATCCCGACCGGGAATACAAGTTCCGCTGCTATGTCACCTACAAACGTTATGTGGGCGTCGTGACCAGCGACAAGGAACCCGATGTCCGCCAGAAGGTGGCGGCCGAATACGCGTTGCTCGCGAACAGCCTCTGA